In Saccharicrinis fermentans DSM 9555 = JCM 21142, a genomic segment contains:
- a CDS encoding M56 family metallopeptidase: MENFISYLIEASIILGILTLFYRFVLHYEPLFKFNRFFLLFSLLLASTIPLVHISFYTVNTETSNIVVLLDSVNVFSEDMRKMVVPVIAENKSFAWLYWIGSIFLVTRLLWSIIQLGGLSQKATWHKYKGLRIADLSGKFNPFSFFHIIFINRSRYSDDDLNKIMVHEMAHIKHRHSLDVLLFETLLIVQWFNPFAWLIKILLKELHEFQADHSVLQKGTTIGSYKKLLLCQATGAQLLPVNNFNQSITKKRFKMMTNKILTNKALVKTITAILMIAGVGFFFACDNELSSDIENTEDILSLKSTSNNNSYILGDSTRVYFITDSIPKFPGGDQAIREFIAQKVKYPVYAQENNIQGNVYVKFIVDEEGYVTDVNIARGVHQSIDEEALRVVSSMPQWKPGIHKGKAVKVSYTIPINFKLQINDNSESNLMDENTLKDIDPLVILDGKKITKAELIKISNENIASINILKDKQATQKYGVEGKNGVILIQSKESSSNKSTPVKTEEVHATGYEK, from the coding sequence ATGGAAAATTTCATCAGTTACCTAATAGAGGCCTCGATAATATTGGGAATATTAACCCTATTTTATCGCTTTGTACTACACTACGAACCTCTTTTTAAATTCAATAGATTTTTCTTATTATTCTCATTACTATTGGCATCTACCATTCCCTTAGTTCATATCTCTTTTTACACGGTAAATACAGAAACATCTAATATTGTAGTACTACTCGATTCAGTAAACGTATTTTCAGAGGACATGCGTAAAATGGTTGTTCCGGTAATTGCCGAAAATAAATCTTTCGCCTGGCTGTATTGGATAGGTTCCATTTTCCTTGTAACCAGATTACTATGGAGCATCATTCAATTGGGTGGATTATCACAAAAAGCAACTTGGCATAAATATAAAGGACTAAGAATAGCCGACTTATCTGGCAAATTCAATCCTTTTTCGTTTTTTCATATCATTTTCATCAACCGATCACGCTATTCCGATGACGATCTGAATAAAATTATGGTTCATGAAATGGCACACATCAAACATCGACATTCATTGGATGTACTACTGTTTGAGACTCTTCTCATTGTTCAATGGTTCAACCCCTTTGCCTGGTTAATAAAGATTTTGCTAAAGGAGTTGCACGAATTTCAAGCCGACCATTCTGTATTACAAAAAGGAACAACAATCGGCTCTTACAAAAAACTGTTGTTATGTCAGGCCACTGGGGCCCAATTACTGCCTGTCAACAACTTTAATCAATCAATTACTAAAAAACGATTCAAAATGATGACAAATAAAATTCTTACAAACAAAGCATTGGTAAAAACCATTACAGCCATATTAATGATCGCTGGCGTAGGGTTCTTTTTTGCATGTGACAACGAACTAAGCTCCGACATAGAAAATACTGAAGATATCCTGAGCTTAAAATCAACATCCAACAATAACAGTTATATACTGGGAGATTCCACCCGCGTATACTTTATTACTGACTCCATACCAAAATTTCCAGGTGGCGATCAGGCGATTAGAGAATTCATAGCCCAAAAAGTGAAATACCCGGTGTATGCCCAGGAAAATAATATACAGGGTAACGTTTATGTTAAGTTTATTGTTGATGAAGAAGGCTATGTTACAGATGTCAATATAGCCCGAGGGGTCCATCAGTCCATAGATGAAGAAGCACTCAGAGTCGTCAGCTCAATGCCTCAGTGGAAGCCTGGAATCCACAAGGGAAAAGCAGTGAAAGTATCATATACCATCCCTATTAATTTTAAATTACAAATAAATGACAATAGCGAAAGTAATTTAATGGATGAAAACACTTTAAAAGACATAGATCCATTAGTTATTTTAGATGGAAAAAAAATAACAAAAGCTGAGTTGATCAAAATTTCCAACGAAAACATTGCATCCATTAACATACTTAAAGACAAACAAGCCACACAAAAATATGGTGTAGAAGGCAAAAATGGCGTCATACTTATTCAGTCAAAAGAATCTTCCTCCAACAAATCTACACCTGTAAAGACAGAAGAAGTTCACGCAACTGGATATGAAAAATAA
- the hydG gene encoding [FeFe] hydrogenase H-cluster radical SAM maturase HydG — MSIIYHPQEYKIKDESMKNFIDHDEIIEILEATRNPTQEQVKTIIQKSLNKQRLSLFDTALLVNANDPTLVAEIKDAAKTLKQNIYGKRIVLFAPLYIGNLCINNCTYCGFKAENTAQKRTTLTSDDLKQEVTALEDAGHKRLILVYGEHPKYNAHFIAESVQTVYSVKHKNGEIRRVNINAAPLDIDGFRIVQEAGIGTYQIFQETYHRETYLKVHKSGLKRDYDWRITGLDRAMEGGIDDLGIGALLGLYDWRYEIMGLIRHVNHFEAVFNVGPHTISFPRIQDASGIEMDPRWIVSDEDFTKLVAILRLAVPYTGLILTAREPAHIRDEVLQYGVSQIDGGTNIEMRGYSKDDEQQNIDKEQFEIKDKRSLNEIMEELVDNGFIPSFCTACYRLNRTGEHFMEFSVPGFIKRFCQPNAILTLAEYLEDYAPQKTKTKGYQLIEKELEAYEDIHFKEKLIKRLEKIKKGKRDLYF, encoded by the coding sequence ATGTCTATAATTTACCATCCCCAAGAATATAAAATCAAAGATGAGTCGATGAAGAATTTTATCGATCACGACGAAATCATTGAGATATTAGAAGCCACAAGAAATCCCACCCAAGAACAAGTAAAAACTATCATTCAGAAGTCATTGAACAAGCAACGACTCTCTCTATTCGACACAGCCCTTTTGGTGAATGCCAATGACCCCACATTGGTCGCAGAAATTAAGGACGCAGCCAAAACCTTAAAGCAAAACATTTACGGAAAAAGAATCGTTCTTTTTGCACCGCTTTACATAGGTAACCTGTGCATCAACAACTGCACCTACTGTGGCTTTAAAGCCGAGAATACAGCCCAAAAAAGAACAACTCTCACTAGTGATGATCTAAAACAAGAGGTAACTGCATTGGAAGATGCCGGCCACAAACGCCTCATCCTCGTATATGGAGAACACCCCAAATACAATGCACATTTCATAGCAGAATCGGTTCAAACGGTATATTCGGTTAAGCATAAAAACGGAGAAATAAGACGTGTTAATATCAACGCAGCTCCTTTGGATATTGATGGATTTAGAATCGTTCAAGAAGCAGGCATTGGAACCTATCAGATATTTCAAGAGACCTACCATCGTGAAACCTACTTAAAGGTACATAAAAGTGGGCTCAAACGAGATTACGACTGGCGCATTACAGGCTTGGACCGAGCCATGGAAGGAGGCATTGATGATCTGGGCATTGGAGCATTGCTCGGACTTTATGATTGGCGTTACGAAATAATGGGTTTGATTCGTCATGTAAACCACTTTGAAGCGGTGTTTAATGTGGGTCCACACACCATCTCTTTCCCAAGAATACAAGATGCATCTGGTATTGAAATGGATCCGCGGTGGATCGTTTCTGATGAAGACTTCACCAAATTAGTGGCCATACTACGGCTGGCCGTTCCTTATACCGGACTCATACTCACTGCTCGGGAACCGGCGCATATCCGGGACGAAGTGCTTCAATATGGTGTTTCACAAATTGATGGTGGTACAAATATTGAAATGAGAGGATATTCTAAGGACGATGAACAACAAAACATTGACAAAGAACAATTTGAAATAAAAGACAAGCGCTCCCTCAATGAAATAATGGAAGAGCTGGTAGACAACGGTTTTATTCCGTCATTCTGCACCGCTTGCTACCGACTAAACAGAACCGGAGAACATTTTATGGAATTTTCAGTTCCCGGTTTTATAAAACGTTTTTGTCAACCTAATGCCATCCTCACTCTGGCAGAGTATTTAGAGGATTACGCACCCCAAAAAACCAAAACAAAAGGATATCAACTCATCGAAAAAGAACTCGAGGCCTATGAAGATATTCACTTCAAAGAAAAACTAATAAAACGTTTGGAAAAGATAAAAAAAGGAAAACGTGATTTATACTTTTAA
- a CDS encoding rhodanese-like domain-containing protein, translating into MNPIQFVSTEQLSQSLDDPNIKLIDIRPVDAYNGWRLMDEERGGHIKNAKSLPFKWISYMDWIEVVHAKQIRWDQRIIIYGYSDEECEKVASLFQKAGYDDVSIYSHFLSQWVRNAQLPMQHLARYQQLVSAEWVKEVVDGKVPHTHPGGNTVICHSHYRNREAYLSGHILGAIDIDTLSLEAPETWNRRSPDELKKALEEHGITSETTVILYGKFMWPDNGDEFPGSAAGHIGAIRNAFIMLYAGVKDVRVLNGGFQSWKDAGFEISRVDEPKKKVVDFGVDIPAQPQLAVDVPEAKKMIEADDADVVCVRSYPEYIGQVSGYNYIKKKGRIPGAIFGNCGSDAYHMENYRNVDHTTREYHEVEEQWKELGITPDKHLAFYCGTGWRGSEAFFNAWLMGWPRVSVYDGGWFEWSNDPANPYETGVPKEVSIL; encoded by the coding sequence ATGAATCCCATTCAATTTGTTTCTACAGAACAGCTCAGTCAGAGTCTAGATGATCCTAATATTAAACTTATCGATATCCGTCCTGTAGATGCCTATAATGGTTGGCGGCTTATGGACGAAGAAAGAGGAGGACACATAAAAAACGCCAAGTCTCTACCTTTTAAATGGATCAGTTATATGGATTGGATTGAAGTGGTTCATGCAAAACAGATCCGTTGGGATCAGCGAATAATTATTTATGGTTACTCCGATGAAGAATGTGAGAAGGTGGCGTCTTTGTTTCAAAAAGCTGGTTATGATGATGTCAGTATCTATTCACATTTTCTATCGCAATGGGTTCGTAACGCCCAGCTTCCTATGCAACATCTTGCCAGATATCAGCAACTGGTTTCTGCGGAGTGGGTAAAGGAAGTGGTGGACGGTAAAGTGCCACACACACATCCCGGAGGCAATACCGTTATCTGTCATTCGCATTACAGAAACAGAGAAGCCTACCTGAGTGGTCATATTCTTGGCGCTATTGATATCGATACTTTGTCTTTGGAAGCACCTGAAACATGGAATCGGCGATCTCCGGATGAATTGAAAAAGGCCTTAGAGGAACATGGTATTACTTCTGAAACGACAGTTATTTTGTATGGTAAATTCATGTGGCCGGATAATGGTGATGAGTTCCCGGGAAGTGCAGCAGGGCATATTGGAGCAATTCGGAATGCCTTTATTATGTTGTATGCAGGAGTTAAAGATGTGCGTGTGCTCAATGGAGGTTTTCAAAGCTGGAAGGATGCTGGTTTCGAAATAAGTAGAGTGGATGAACCCAAGAAGAAAGTGGTAGATTTTGGGGTTGATATTCCTGCTCAACCACAATTGGCTGTTGATGTGCCTGAAGCCAAAAAGATGATCGAAGCGGATGATGCAGATGTTGTTTGTGTGCGAAGTTATCCTGAGTATATAGGTCAGGTAAGTGGTTACAATTATATCAAAAAAAAGGGCCGTATTCCCGGGGCTATATTTGGTAATTGCGGTTCGGATGCATATCACATGGAAAACTACCGTAATGTTGATCATACCACACGTGAATATCATGAAGTGGAAGAGCAGTGGAAAGAGTTAGGTATTACGCCGGATAAGCATTTGGCTTTCTATTGTGGAACAGGCTGGCGAGGTAGTGAAGCCTTTTTTAATGCTTGGCTGATGGGGTGGCCTAGGGTATCCGTTTATGATGGTGGATGGTTTGAGTGGAGCAATGATCCTGCTAATCCTTATGAAACGGGTGTGCCCAAGGAAGTGTCGATATTATAA
- a CDS encoding BlaI/MecI/CopY family transcriptional regulator yields MKELTKAEEQVMQQLWELKETNVKGIIEKLPEPKPAYNTISTIVRILENKGFVDHQKAGKGYIYFPLVSKEQYKKKFMKRLISNYFQGSFKEMVSFFAKEGKMDISEFEELMNDVKEELDQNTEKPS; encoded by the coding sequence ATGAAAGAACTCACAAAAGCGGAAGAACAAGTAATGCAGCAACTTTGGGAACTAAAAGAAACCAATGTTAAAGGCATTATAGAAAAACTACCAGAACCTAAACCAGCATACAATACCATATCAACTATTGTTAGAATTTTAGAGAACAAAGGCTTTGTTGATCACCAGAAGGCTGGCAAGGGGTACATATATTTTCCGTTGGTATCCAAAGAACAGTACAAAAAGAAATTTATGAAACGGCTCATATCTAACTACTTCCAAGGTTCATTCAAAGAGATGGTATCCTTTTTCGCCAAAGAAGGTAAGATGGACATTTCAGAATTTGAAGAATTAATGAATGATGTGAAAGAAGAACTAGATCAAAACACAGAGAAACCATCATAG
- a CDS encoding NADP-dependent malic enzyme, whose product MADSKIRIQDALDYHTKGTPGKIEVIPTKATKTQRDLALAYSPGVAEPCRKIAANVDDVYKYTAKGNLVAVISNGTAVLGLGDIGPEASKPVMEGKGLLFKIFAGIDVFDLEINSTNIEEFITVVKALEPTFGGINLEDIKAPDCFEIERRLKAELNIPIMHDDQHGTAIISGAAMLNALKLVNKKSHEVRVVVSGAGASAISCTKILIELGVRKKNIVICDSKGVIRSDRADLVSSKKEFATDQDLWQLEDALVNADVFLGLSKGNVMKPEMLKSMAPNPIVFALANPDPEIAYDLAMATRDDVLMATGRSDHPNQVNNVLGFPFIFRGALDVRATEINEAMKLAAVKALAELAREPVPEVVIKAYNKDNITFGRDYIIPKPLDPRLLTVVAPAVAKAAMDSGVAKNPITDWDAYKVSLVKRLGHDDMIIRRLTNKAKQHPKRIVFAEAEDYRVLKAAQIAMDEGIAHPILLGDEDKIKALIEKHQLELHDTAIINPQSKESAHIVERYGKFFFDKRQRRGYNPYEAYNEMKKRNYFGCMMVETGEADAIISGISRKYTQTIKPALQIIGTNGPGQKVSSMYLMLTKRGPLFFTDTTMIPKPTSEELVDIAYQAAKAVKQMMNIEPKVAFLAYSNFGSSDDAEPTLVRKAAALMKQNYPEIISDGEIQANFAFNQDELKENYPFSDLIGNEPNVLVFPTLTSANIAYKLLQVMKSGEAIGPIILGMKRPVHILQMGSSVREILNMITIATVDAQIKSTLDSSQ is encoded by the coding sequence ATGGCCGACTCAAAAATCAGAATCCAAGATGCATTGGACTACCATACCAAAGGTACACCTGGAAAGATTGAAGTCATTCCCACAAAAGCAACCAAGACACAGCGAGACTTGGCGCTGGCTTATTCGCCGGGAGTAGCCGAGCCCTGCCGAAAGATTGCTGCTAATGTGGATGATGTATATAAATATACGGCCAAGGGAAATTTAGTAGCCGTCATTTCAAACGGAACAGCAGTTTTAGGACTTGGAGATATTGGTCCCGAAGCATCCAAACCTGTAATGGAAGGAAAAGGGCTGCTCTTTAAAATATTTGCAGGAATAGACGTATTCGATCTGGAAATAAACTCCACCAATATCGAAGAATTCATTACCGTTGTAAAAGCTTTGGAACCTACCTTTGGCGGCATCAATCTGGAGGATATAAAAGCCCCGGACTGCTTTGAAATTGAAAGAAGGTTAAAAGCAGAGCTTAATATACCGATTATGCACGACGACCAGCACGGAACAGCCATCATATCCGGAGCAGCCATGCTGAACGCTTTAAAACTGGTAAACAAAAAATCACATGAAGTAAGGGTCGTTGTATCGGGAGCAGGTGCTTCTGCTATTTCATGCACCAAAATATTAATAGAACTGGGAGTTCGTAAGAAGAACATTGTAATTTGCGATTCCAAGGGAGTTATCCGTTCCGACAGGGCAGACTTAGTATCCTCAAAAAAGGAATTTGCAACCGACCAGGACCTATGGCAACTAGAAGATGCACTTGTGAATGCCGATGTATTTCTCGGATTATCCAAAGGAAATGTAATGAAACCTGAGATGCTTAAATCCATGGCACCCAATCCCATTGTTTTTGCCCTGGCCAATCCGGATCCTGAGATTGCCTACGACCTGGCCATGGCTACCCGCGATGATGTACTCATGGCTACTGGCCGCTCCGACCATCCTAATCAGGTGAACAATGTATTGGGTTTTCCTTTTATATTTAGAGGTGCCTTGGATGTGAGAGCTACCGAAATTAACGAGGCCATGAAGCTAGCTGCCGTAAAAGCATTAGCTGAGCTAGCTCGCGAACCAGTACCCGAGGTGGTCATAAAAGCGTATAACAAAGACAATATTACTTTTGGGCGTGACTACATCATCCCCAAGCCGCTTGACCCAAGACTATTAACCGTTGTTGCACCTGCAGTTGCAAAAGCCGCAATGGACAGTGGAGTAGCAAAAAATCCTATTACAGATTGGGATGCATACAAAGTCAGCTTAGTTAAGCGGCTAGGACATGACGACATGATCATACGTCGTTTAACCAACAAAGCCAAACAGCACCCCAAAAGAATTGTTTTTGCCGAAGCCGAAGATTACCGGGTTTTAAAAGCTGCCCAAATTGCCATGGATGAAGGCATTGCCCATCCTATTTTATTGGGTGATGAAGATAAAATTAAAGCCTTGATAGAAAAACACCAGTTAGAACTACATGACACAGCAATAATCAATCCTCAAAGCAAAGAATCAGCTCACATAGTGGAGCGCTACGGAAAATTCTTTTTCGACAAACGACAAAGAAGAGGATACAACCCGTACGAAGCCTACAATGAGATGAAGAAACGCAACTACTTTGGTTGTATGATGGTGGAAACCGGAGAGGCCGATGCTATTATTTCAGGTATCAGCAGAAAATACACCCAAACAATCAAACCTGCACTCCAGATTATTGGCACCAATGGCCCTGGGCAAAAAGTATCCAGCATGTACCTGATGCTTACCAAACGTGGTCCTCTTTTCTTCACTGACACAACCATGATCCCCAAGCCTACATCAGAAGAACTGGTTGACATTGCCTACCAGGCAGCCAAAGCCGTCAAACAAATGATGAACATAGAGCCTAAAGTAGCATTCTTAGCCTACTCAAACTTTGGCTCATCAGACGATGCAGAACCCACATTGGTCCGCAAAGCTGCAGCTTTGATGAAACAAAACTATCCCGAGATTATATCCGACGGAGAAATACAAGCCAACTTTGCATTTAATCAGGACGAATTAAAGGAAAACTACCCCTTTTCTGATTTAATAGGAAACGAACCCAATGTACTGGTTTTCCCAACACTCACATCCGCTAACATCGCCTACAAATTATTACAGGTAATGAAGAGTGGTGAAGCGATAGGTCCTATCATTCTTGGCATGAAACGACCTGTGCATATTTTACAAATGGGCAGTTCTGTACGTGAGATACTCAATATGATTACCATTGCCACCGTTGATGCACAAATTAAATCAACATTGGATAGCTCACAATAA
- the egtD gene encoding L-histidine N(alpha)-methyltransferase, whose product MSVNDEVLLIHEFVENIKVLHKDARQQVIEEIREGLSAPQKYIAPKFFYDEIGSELFEEITHLQEYYPTLTEKKIISGLYPDLGIDFRGLNVIELGSGDHSKINLLLSQVPKKILPTIRYYPIDISKTAIIRATSHLSLQLPDLKVSGVVADFIHQLPQLSFPGRSLFLFFGSTIGNLLPSEMKAFMEDISSIMQPGDYLLMGMDLVKDISVLEKAYNDSKEITAKFNKNVLRVINKLTGSDLCSHQFKHKAFFNEKMSRIEMHLEAKVSMCMDFPLLNKRVQFKEGETIHTENSHKFTKESIKVIAELGCLHLENIFMDEKKWFSLALCSKR is encoded by the coding sequence ATGAGTGTTAATGATGAGGTTTTGTTAATTCATGAGTTTGTTGAGAATATTAAAGTCCTGCATAAGGATGCCAGGCAACAAGTCATTGAAGAAATACGCGAAGGTTTAAGTGCTCCCCAAAAATATATAGCACCTAAGTTTTTTTATGATGAGATAGGCTCTGAGTTATTTGAAGAGATTACTCACCTTCAAGAGTATTATCCAACCCTTACGGAGAAAAAAATTATATCAGGACTTTATCCTGATCTAGGTATTGATTTTCGTGGTTTAAATGTGATTGAGCTGGGTAGTGGAGATCATTCCAAAATAAATCTTTTGTTGAGTCAAGTACCAAAGAAGATATTGCCGACCATAAGGTATTATCCCATTGATATCAGTAAAACGGCCATTATTCGAGCAACGAGTCATTTAAGTTTGCAATTGCCAGATTTGAAAGTATCCGGAGTGGTGGCTGATTTTATACATCAGTTGCCACAACTGTCCTTTCCCGGACGTAGCTTGTTTTTGTTTTTTGGGAGTACAATAGGTAATCTTCTGCCGTCTGAAATGAAGGCATTTATGGAAGATATATCCTCCATAATGCAGCCAGGTGATTATTTATTAATGGGTATGGATTTGGTGAAAGATATTTCTGTACTTGAGAAGGCCTACAATGATTCTAAGGAGATAACAGCAAAATTTAATAAAAACGTGTTACGTGTGATAAACAAGCTTACCGGAAGCGATTTGTGTAGCCATCAATTTAAGCATAAGGCTTTTTTTAATGAAAAAATGAGTCGTATTGAAATGCATTTGGAGGCGAAAGTAAGCATGTGCATGGATTTTCCTTTGTTAAATAAAAGGGTTCAATTTAAAGAAGGAGAAACCATTCATACAGAAAACTCGCATAAATTCACCAAGGAATCCATTAAAGTAATTGCAGAGCTTGGATGTCTCCATCTAGAAAATATTTTTATGGACGAAAAAAAATGGTTTAGTTTAGCTTTATGCAGCAAACGATAG
- a CDS encoding YebC/PmpR family DNA-binding transcriptional regulator, with the protein MGRAFEYRKATKMKRWAGMAKTFTKLGRQITMAAKDSGPDPESNPRLRMLIQNAKAANMPKDNVERAIKKATEKNTDDWKEIVYEGYGPFGIAVLVETTTNNNTRTVGAVRSYFSKAGGSLGTTGSVEYMFERKCHFKVESKEGLDLEELELEMIDAGANEIFEEDGKIIIYGEFESYGSIQSFLEENDFEIISSEFERFPTTTKKLSEEEVAVFEKMLGKFDEDDDVTNVYHTAEGL; encoded by the coding sequence ATGGGACGCGCATTTGAATACAGAAAAGCCACCAAAATGAAGCGGTGGGCTGGCATGGCTAAAACATTTACCAAGCTAGGACGACAAATAACAATGGCAGCAAAGGATAGCGGGCCTGATCCGGAATCTAACCCACGCCTGAGAATGCTTATACAAAATGCCAAGGCTGCTAATATGCCCAAGGACAATGTAGAAAGAGCCATTAAAAAAGCCACTGAAAAAAATACAGACGACTGGAAAGAAATTGTTTATGAAGGATATGGACCCTTTGGCATCGCCGTTTTAGTTGAAACGACTACCAACAACAATACCCGAACAGTGGGTGCTGTACGCAGTTATTTCAGTAAGGCAGGTGGTTCTTTAGGAACTACAGGAAGTGTAGAGTATATGTTTGAACGCAAATGTCACTTCAAGGTTGAATCAAAAGAAGGGCTCGATCTAGAAGAATTAGAACTGGAAATGATTGATGCCGGTGCCAATGAAATATTTGAAGAGGACGGTAAAATAATTATTTATGGCGAATTTGAGAGCTATGGATCCATCCAAAGTTTCTTAGAAGAAAATGACTTCGAAATTATAAGCTCTGAATTCGAACGCTTCCCTACTACAACAAAAAAGCTAAGCGAAGAAGAGGTGGCTGTGTTTGAAAAAATGTTGGGTAAATTTGATGAAGACGATGATGTAACCAACGTATATCATACAGCTGAAGGACTGTAA